Proteins from a single region of Amycolatopsis sp. CA-230715:
- a CDS encoding class I SAM-dependent methyltransferase has translation MDRAVPVTPGYGSRQDPHAQARQAREAPLLLDSLSAFQEIFEILFAHRRIADVVEVGVESAASSSRYTDLGALLVHCVEPHPSAELRRAVDENPRLRLVETPSPAALATLPAADLYVLDGDHNHATVRGELGWITATAPDSLVVVHHVLWPCARRDLYYQPSPLRPDERQPDSTDGPTVWHDELTPTGFTGLGVFTSAERAGGEHNGVLTAVEDTLRTLTDSSWRFVVVPAVFGLGVLYRHRSAADDRLARALAPYQNSRLLYAMENNRIALYTRLLRLQSEVDSFEAG, from the coding sequence GTGGACAGAGCGGTTCCGGTGACGCCCGGCTACGGCAGCAGGCAGGACCCGCACGCGCAGGCGCGCCAAGCCCGCGAGGCTCCCCTGCTCCTGGATTCCCTTTCGGCGTTCCAAGAGATCTTCGAGATCCTGTTCGCCCACCGACGGATCGCCGATGTCGTCGAAGTGGGCGTCGAGTCGGCCGCGAGCAGTTCCCGGTACACCGATCTCGGCGCGCTCCTCGTGCACTGCGTCGAGCCGCACCCCTCGGCCGAACTGCGCCGCGCCGTCGACGAAAACCCCCGGCTGCGCCTCGTCGAAACGCCGTCGCCCGCTGCGCTGGCCACGCTCCCCGCGGCCGACCTGTACGTGCTCGACGGCGACCACAACCACGCCACCGTCCGCGGCGAACTCGGCTGGATCACCGCCACCGCACCGGATTCGCTGGTGGTGGTGCACCACGTGCTGTGGCCGTGCGCCCGGCGCGACCTGTACTACCAGCCTTCGCCGCTGCGGCCGGACGAACGGCAGCCGGACAGCACCGACGGCCCGACCGTCTGGCACGACGAACTCACCCCCACCGGCTTCACCGGGCTCGGCGTGTTCACGTCGGCGGAGCGGGCCGGCGGTGAGCACAACGGCGTCCTCACCGCCGTCGAAGACACCTTGCGAACGCTGACGGATTCCTCGTGGCGCTTCGTCGTGGTGCCCGCGGTGTTCGGGCTGGGCGTCCTCTACCGCCACCGGTCCGCGGCCGACGACCGGCTCGCGCGCGCACTCGCCCCATACCAGAACTCGCGTCTGCTGTACGCCATGGAAAACAACCGCATCGCCCTGTACACCCGGCTTCTCCGGCTCCAGTCCGAAGTGGACTCCTTCGAAGCGGGTTGA
- a CDS encoding MFS transporter, whose protein sequence is MTGADESATPRAGTREWVGLVVLMLPVLLISVDMTVLGFAIPFLSADLRPSGPELLWIVDVYSFLLAGLLVAMGALGDRIGRRRLLLFGAAGFGLASALCAYSSSPEMLIAGRALLGVAGATLMPSTLSLLRNMFLDERQRLFAIATWGSAFTAGEVLGPTLGGWLLQHFWWGSVFLVNLPVIALTLIAVRLLVPEYRDPAPGRFDPMSVVLSLAAVFPVIYGIKTAATGEHVPLSLALIALGLGLGFVFVRRQKRLPDPMLDVSLFSVRRFTTAIGADLAVVFAMTGMLLFLPQHLQLVQGIEPATAGLLLVPGAALSIAAGFAAAALARRIGLGPLVGAGLLLTAAGLALVAALRSARQIPLTLIAFALIGIGAATAMTLTNSVIMATVPPNRAGAASAISETAIEFGGALGVAILGTIATAFYRTGLGAVPGIDPVSMDAARDTVGAALTTADTVGGAAGGALATAARTAFTSGVTAAAAIGAGVLLVVSWWAVAGLRSRTR, encoded by the coding sequence GTGACCGGAGCGGACGAATCCGCCACGCCGAGGGCCGGCACGCGCGAGTGGGTCGGACTCGTGGTCCTGATGCTGCCCGTGCTGCTGATCTCGGTCGACATGACCGTGCTCGGGTTCGCGATCCCGTTCCTCAGCGCAGATCTGCGGCCGAGCGGCCCCGAACTGCTGTGGATCGTCGACGTCTACTCGTTCCTGCTCGCCGGGCTGCTGGTGGCGATGGGCGCGCTCGGCGACCGGATCGGGCGGCGCAGGCTGCTGCTGTTCGGCGCGGCCGGATTCGGCCTCGCCTCGGCGCTGTGCGCCTACTCCTCCAGCCCGGAGATGCTCATCGCGGGGCGGGCGCTGCTCGGCGTGGCCGGGGCGACCCTCATGCCCTCGACGTTGTCGTTGCTGCGCAACATGTTCCTCGACGAGCGCCAGCGCCTGTTCGCGATCGCCACCTGGGGCTCCGCGTTCACCGCGGGCGAAGTGCTCGGCCCCACCCTCGGCGGCTGGCTGCTGCAGCACTTCTGGTGGGGCTCGGTGTTCCTCGTCAACCTCCCCGTCATCGCGCTCACCCTGATCGCGGTGCGGCTCCTCGTCCCCGAGTACCGCGACCCCGCACCGGGGCGGTTCGACCCGATGAGCGTCGTGCTGTCCCTCGCCGCGGTCTTCCCGGTCATTTACGGCATCAAGACCGCCGCCACCGGTGAGCACGTACCGCTGTCGCTCGCGCTGATCGCGCTCGGGCTCGGACTCGGCTTCGTGTTCGTACGACGGCAGAAACGCCTCCCCGATCCGATGCTCGACGTGTCCCTGTTCTCCGTCCGCCGGTTCACCACCGCGATCGGCGCCGATCTCGCCGTCGTGTTCGCGATGACCGGCATGCTGCTGTTCCTGCCCCAGCACCTCCAGCTCGTGCAGGGCATCGAGCCCGCCACCGCCGGGCTGCTGCTCGTGCCCGGCGCGGCGCTGTCCATCGCCGCGGGCTTCGCGGCCGCCGCACTGGCGAGGCGGATCGGTCTCGGCCCCCTCGTCGGCGCCGGGCTGCTGCTGACCGCGGCCGGGCTCGCACTGGTCGCCGCTTTGCGCTCGGCGCGCCAGATCCCGCTCACCCTGATCGCCTTCGCGCTCATCGGGATCGGCGCGGCCACCGCCATGACGCTCACGAACAGCGTCATCATGGCCACCGTGCCGCCCAACCGCGCGGGCGCGGCCTCGGCGATCTCCGAAACCGCGATCGAGTTCGGCGGCGCACTGGGCGTCGCGATCCTCGGCACCATCGCCACCGCCTTCTACCGCACCGGCCTCGGCGCGGTGCCCGGCATCGATCCCGTGTCGATGGACGCGGCACGCGACACCGTCGGCGCGGCACTGACCACCGCCGACACCGTCGGAGGCGCTGCGGGCGGCGCGCTCGCCACCGCCGCTCGCACGGCGTTCACCAGTGGCGTCACCGCGGCGGCCGCGATCGGCGCGGGGGTCCTCCTTGTCGTTTCGTGGTGGGCGGTGGCCGGTCTGCGGTCCAGGACCCGCTGA
- a CDS encoding TetR/AcrR family transcriptional regulator, whose translation MPGRRGQSDPGRREKILTAAETVVVASGVAGLTHRAVAKEADVPLGSTTYYFATLSELRQAALRRLFAQYRDWLHDWAEGLGEIAAADLAEELADLMRQAVGEYREHIVVEYELTILALRDPAMAEVSAEYSEYTTAVFAELVGKEKAIALSALLDGLYLRVLTERTAPSRREIVAALTTVLRP comes from the coding sequence ATGCCGGGGCGACGGGGACAGTCGGATCCGGGGCGCCGGGAAAAGATCCTCACCGCCGCCGAAACGGTGGTGGTCGCCTCCGGGGTCGCGGGGCTGACGCACCGGGCGGTCGCCAAGGAAGCGGACGTCCCGCTTGGCTCGACCACCTACTACTTCGCCACGCTCAGCGAGCTGCGCCAGGCCGCGTTGCGGCGCCTGTTCGCCCAGTACCGCGACTGGTTGCACGACTGGGCGGAGGGTCTCGGCGAGATCGCCGCGGCGGATCTCGCGGAGGAACTGGCCGATCTGATGCGTCAGGCGGTCGGCGAGTACCGCGAGCACATCGTCGTCGAATACGAGTTGACCATCCTCGCGCTCCGCGACCCCGCGATGGCGGAGGTCTCCGCCGAATACTCCGAGTACACCACGGCGGTGTTCGCGGAGTTGGTCGGCAAAGAAAAAGCGATCGCGCTCTCCGCGCTACTCGACGGGCTCTACTTGAGGGTGCTCACCGAGCGGACCGCGCCGTCGCGGCGGGAGATCGTCGCCGCGCTGACCACCGTCCTGCGCCCCTGA
- a CDS encoding ANTAR domain-containing protein — protein METTPHQDHDQPGTTLVHPAPPTMPAIEQAKGMLMLARGCDADTAFGILRTLSQDLNLKVRDIAVVVTAIGSGEAAVPHLAKTVEIVRGRLQGLMRDGRP, from the coding sequence ATGGAGACCACACCACACCAGGACCACGACCAGCCGGGAACCACGCTCGTGCACCCGGCGCCGCCCACCATGCCCGCGATCGAACAGGCCAAGGGCATGCTGATGCTCGCACGGGGCTGCGACGCCGATACCGCTTTCGGGATATTGCGGACGCTGTCGCAGGATTTGAACCTGAAGGTACGCGACATCGCCGTCGTGGTGACCGCGATCGGTTCCGGCGAGGCCGCGGTGCCACACCTGGCGAAAACCGTTGAAATAGTCCGCGGCCGACTTCAGGGACTCATGCGCGACGGACGACCTTGA
- a CDS encoding tetratricopeptide repeat protein, with product MPGTELNIGGGSAFSREVARLLAQRGLSWRKLADLVDYTPSWLSKVKNGAPPSAELAQRCDEVLEASGRLIALAQAKPERPAHLPAVTAFFTGRERQLRQLDEALTTPLWSGASRIVAIDGSPGAGKTTLALRWAHDNAARFSGGQLYVNLRGYSYDGPPVRAGDALEEFLVALGMPASEIPSAAESRARLYRSLLSGSRVLVVLDNAAHLDQVEPLLPGTGECAVIVTSRSHLLGLGVLTGARRVTVGPMSEEESFAMLSTVAGAEHARSEPEALRALAQQCAHLPLALRIAAERVVTGLDQHVSELVAQMRTGGLDLLDLDERTAVRTVFSWSYRALPAESARMFRLLGLHPGRSVSTAAAAALTGTSEAHAQRLIGALVSAHLVETAGRDTYHVHDLLQRYARELTTAVDAQAERTEAVRGLVTWYLRMAMAAAARIAPYRTVAHAVTLPAQASGEMPFADVHTAYQWCESELRNFAPVARLALDHGLGDLAWKLPLALYDYFVVRKPWAVLMSADEIALRAARATGRTREAGWVQAQLALAHLFLRDYPRSRDLYEHALDIALRTEDEHGEAWAAYGLACVACETAEYDRARTHAERAFALFEHLGERDGQAAALATLGEVQSRTGDHDTALETIKSALRLCEQLHNDHGRGRKLVKIAEIHRSRGKPREALRYLGLSLDVRRELQDYWGEADVHLRSGDILDELLQYQDACDEWHAALILYESLDDPRAADAAARIATAHCGERRTHAPSTP from the coding sequence ATGCCCGGGACGGAGTTGAACATCGGCGGCGGTAGTGCGTTCAGCCGCGAGGTCGCCCGATTGCTCGCGCAACGTGGATTGTCCTGGCGCAAGCTGGCCGATCTGGTCGATTACACACCGAGCTGGCTGAGCAAGGTGAAGAACGGCGCCCCGCCTTCCGCGGAACTGGCTCAACGCTGCGACGAGGTACTGGAGGCGTCGGGCCGGTTGATCGCGCTCGCGCAGGCGAAGCCGGAACGGCCCGCGCACCTTCCCGCGGTCACCGCGTTCTTCACCGGCCGCGAACGGCAGCTGCGGCAGCTGGACGAGGCACTGACCACCCCGCTGTGGTCCGGCGCGTCCAGGATCGTCGCGATCGACGGCTCACCGGGTGCGGGCAAGACGACGCTGGCGCTGAGGTGGGCCCATGACAACGCCGCGCGGTTCTCCGGCGGACAGCTGTACGTGAACCTGCGCGGCTACTCCTACGACGGGCCGCCGGTACGAGCCGGGGACGCGCTCGAGGAGTTCCTCGTCGCGCTGGGCATGCCGGCGAGCGAGATCCCGAGCGCCGCGGAGAGCCGCGCGCGGCTTTACCGGTCGTTGCTGTCCGGCTCGCGGGTGCTCGTGGTGCTCGACAACGCGGCCCATCTCGACCAGGTGGAACCGCTGCTGCCCGGGACCGGCGAATGCGCGGTGATCGTGACGAGCCGGAGCCACCTGCTCGGCCTCGGCGTGCTCACCGGCGCCCGCCGGGTCACGGTCGGGCCGATGTCCGAGGAGGAGTCGTTCGCGATGCTCAGCACCGTCGCCGGGGCAGAGCACGCGAGGTCCGAGCCGGAGGCCCTGCGCGCACTCGCCCAGCAATGCGCGCACCTGCCGCTGGCGCTGCGCATCGCCGCGGAGCGCGTGGTCACCGGTTTGGACCAGCACGTTTCCGAGCTCGTCGCCCAGATGCGCACCGGGGGTCTCGACCTGCTCGACCTCGACGAGAGAACCGCCGTCCGCACGGTCTTTTCCTGGTCGTACCGCGCGTTGCCCGCCGAGTCCGCGCGAATGTTCCGGTTGCTCGGCCTGCACCCGGGGCGGAGCGTCAGCACGGCGGCCGCGGCCGCGCTGACCGGCACCTCCGAAGCGCACGCGCAGCGGCTGATCGGCGCGCTGGTCAGCGCGCACCTGGTGGAAACCGCCGGCAGGGACACCTACCACGTGCACGACCTGCTGCAGCGCTACGCCAGGGAACTCACCACGGCCGTGGACGCGCAGGCCGAGCGCACCGAGGCCGTGCGCGGCCTGGTGACGTGGTACCTGCGGATGGCGATGGCGGCCGCCGCGCGGATCGCGCCGTACCGCACCGTCGCGCACGCGGTCACGCTGCCCGCGCAGGCCTCCGGCGAGATGCCGTTCGCCGATGTCCACACGGCATACCAGTGGTGCGAGTCTGAGCTGCGGAACTTCGCACCGGTGGCCCGGCTCGCCCTCGATCACGGGTTGGGCGATCTCGCCTGGAAGCTGCCGCTGGCGCTGTACGACTACTTCGTGGTCCGCAAGCCGTGGGCGGTCCTGATGTCCGCGGATGAGATCGCGCTGCGCGCCGCGAGGGCGACCGGGCGCACTCGCGAAGCGGGGTGGGTGCAAGCGCAGCTCGCGCTGGCCCACCTGTTCCTGCGCGACTACCCGCGGAGCCGGGACCTCTACGAGCACGCCCTCGACATCGCCCTGCGGACCGAGGACGAGCACGGGGAGGCATGGGCGGCGTACGGACTGGCCTGCGTCGCCTGCGAGACGGCCGAATACGACCGGGCGCGCACCCACGCCGAACGCGCGTTCGCGCTGTTCGAGCACCTTGGCGAACGGGACGGCCAGGCCGCCGCGTTGGCCACGCTCGGCGAAGTGCAGAGCCGGACCGGCGATCACGACACCGCGCTCGAAACCATCAAAAGCGCGTTGCGACTGTGCGAACAACTCCACAATGACCACGGCAGGGGACGCAAACTCGTCAAAATCGCGGAGATCCACCGATCGCGGGGAAAACCACGGGAAGCGCTGCGATACTTGGGCCTTTCCCTCGACGTCCGCCGAGAACTGCAGGACTACTGGGGTGAAGCCGACGTCCATTTGCGCAGCGGCGACATTCTCGACGAGCTGCTCCAATACCAGGACGCCTGCGACGAATGGCACGCGGCACTCATCCTGTACGAAAGCCTCGACGATCCCCGTGCCGCCGACGCGGCCGCCAGGATAGCGACCGCGCACTGCGGAGAACGCCGCACGCACGCCCCTTCGACGCCGTGA